A portion of the Natronococcus sp. AD-5 genome contains these proteins:
- the thsA gene encoding thermosome subunit alpha, producing the protein MGNQPMVVLSEESQRTSGDDAQSMNITAGKAVAEAARTTLGPKGMDKMLVGSTGSVVVTNDGVTILKEMEIDHPAANMIVEVAETQEEEVSDGTTSAVVVGGELLDQAEDLLDQDVHATSVEQGYRQAAEEAKRIAEEMAIDVDAGDTELLQQIAATAMTGKGAESAKDLLAELVVNAASNVADEDGVDTDDIKVETIVGGAIEDSELIEGVVVDKERVNENMPYLVEDANVAVLDDALEVKETEVDTEVNVTDPDQLQQFLDKEEEQLREMVDEIVDAGADVVFAQDGIDDLAQQFLADEGILAVRRTKSSDAETIARSTGARIVGNVSDITAADIGVAGSVSQQEVGGNQQILIEDVEEAKSVTLLLRGGTEHVVEEIERAVEDSLGVVRVTLDDGKALPGGGAPETRLALELRQFADSVGGREQLAVEAFADALEAIPRTLAENGGLDPIDSLVDLRSQHDAGNTTAGLNAYTGGAIDMETEGVYEPLRVKTQAIESATEAAVMLLRIDDVIAAGDLKGGQVDGDDDDDAGGPPAGGPGGGMGGMGGMGGMGGMGGAM; encoded by the coding sequence ATGGGCAATCAGCCGATGGTCGTCCTGTCCGAGGAAAGTCAGCGAACCTCGGGAGATGACGCACAGTCGATGAACATCACCGCAGGGAAAGCCGTCGCGGAGGCAGCTCGAACGACGCTTGGTCCCAAGGGGATGGACAAGATGCTCGTCGGCTCAACCGGCAGCGTCGTGGTGACGAACGATGGTGTCACGATCCTCAAGGAGATGGAGATCGACCACCCGGCAGCTAACATGATCGTCGAGGTCGCGGAGACACAGGAAGAGGAAGTCAGCGACGGGACCACCTCCGCTGTCGTCGTCGGCGGTGAGCTTCTCGATCAAGCCGAGGATCTCCTTGACCAGGACGTTCACGCGACGTCCGTGGAACAGGGGTATCGCCAGGCCGCCGAGGAAGCGAAGCGTATCGCCGAGGAGATGGCGATCGACGTTGACGCCGGCGACACTGAACTCCTTCAGCAGATTGCCGCCACGGCGATGACTGGCAAGGGCGCAGAGAGTGCCAAGGACCTGTTAGCCGAACTTGTCGTCAACGCCGCCAGCAACGTTGCTGACGAAGATGGCGTCGATACGGACGACATTAAGGTCGAGACGATCGTTGGTGGCGCAATCGAGGACTCTGAACTGATCGAGGGTGTTGTTGTCGACAAAGAGCGGGTCAACGAGAACATGCCGTATCTCGTTGAGGACGCGAACGTCGCAGTCCTCGACGACGCCCTCGAAGTCAAGGAAACCGAGGTCGATACCGAAGTCAACGTCACCGATCCCGACCAGCTCCAGCAGTTCCTCGATAAGGAAGAGGAGCAACTGCGCGAGATGGTCGATGAGATTGTCGACGCTGGTGCCGACGTCGTCTTCGCACAAGACGGCATCGATGATCTGGCCCAGCAGTTCCTCGCCGACGAAGGCATTCTGGCGGTACGCCGCACCAAATCTAGCGATGCCGAGACGATTGCTCGCTCGACTGGGGCTCGTATCGTCGGCAATGTCAGCGACATCACCGCCGCCGATATTGGCGTTGCTGGCTCCGTATCCCAGCAGGAGGTCGGTGGGAATCAACAGATCCTCATCGAGGATGTCGAGGAAGCTAAGTCCGTCACACTGCTGTTGCGTGGTGGGACTGAGCATGTTGTCGAAGAAATCGAACGTGCCGTCGAGGACAGCCTCGGTGTCGTTCGCGTCACCCTCGACGATGGCAAGGCACTGCCAGGTGGTGGCGCCCCAGAGACCCGGCTCGCGCTCGAACTGCGCCAGTTCGCAGATAGCGTCGGCGGCCGCGAGCAACTGGCCGTCGAAGCCTTCGCCGACGCGCTCGAAGCGATCCCGCGCACGCTAGCCGAGAATGGCGGGCTCGATCCGATCGACTCGCTCGTCGACCTCCGGAGTCAGCACGATGCCGGCAACACGACTGCTGGCCTCAACGCCTATACAGGCGGCGCCATCGATATGGAAACAGAGGGTGTCTACGAGCCGCTGCGCGTGAAGACCCAGGCGATCGAGTCAGCGACCGAGGCAGCCGTCATGCTCTTGCGCATCGACGACGTTATCGCGGCCGGCGACCTCAAGGGTGGCCAGGTCGACGGTGACGATGACGATGATGCAGGTGGTCCACCCGCCGGTGGCCCCGGCGGCGGCATGGGCGGCATGGGCGGCATGGGCGGCATGGGTGGTATGGGCGGCGCGATGTAA
- a CDS encoding EamA family transporter produces the protein MVTSVGWAIYTVRGKPLIRRYSELETATYSTMLVVPMLAVFVPIELYISGTPIETRVTSPLVAAVLYLGVLSIAVARYCWYKSLEVVDAGTGAVYRVSR, from the coding sequence GTGGTCACCAGCGTCGGCTGGGCGATCTACACGGTCCGGGGAAAGCCGCTGATTCGCCGATATTCGGAGCTCGAAACGGCGACGTACTCGACGATGCTCGTGGTCCCGATGCTCGCGGTATTCGTGCCGATCGAACTGTACATCTCCGGCACACCGATTGAAACACGTGTGACCAGCCCGCTCGTCGCTGCGGTCCTGTATCTGGGTGTGTTGAGTATCGCCGTCGCGCGGTACTGCTGGTACAAAAGCCTCGAAGTTGTCGATGCGGGGACTGGTGCCGTTTACAGAGTTTCAAGGTGA
- a CDS encoding PQQ-binding-like beta-propeller repeat protein yields the protein MWQRRSFIASGAALAAGGVFASIGAGEETTDKNREPVDEPRGWSSHRGNAANSGSVATDNAPEPDELVWEYEATGEFAAVDGTVYLRTDGGEIHAIDAQDGSLEWKHEDPTAQGTPAVADGMVYVAGEQLTAFDGGDGEILWEVDLDSGEAVASPTVVSETVYVIADGTLYAIAVADGSITWKRDSLTVDVHRRGPDGGQTLTEERPFHPTPVAVANETVYARTVAYSNEEYEDDDWEFVGIGAVDATTGDEFWTTNLSRELNGSLKETYPVVSGEQVYFASGGGYPSYDGSADGFDLESGDRLEGESPAIPVTSGNEFGVTGSLHGIAVFDLQREEPIWIRRNPARIERPPFLKPVLVGDTLVVYNNDWAQEEYSGKTLLGFGLEDGDVKWSLSIDGLDTHSAICADENTIYINTSEGLLAYRSSPEDNDGDDESTEGEETDEEEDSEEDDEETDEDEPSEEEREGSSEDDEETTEGEEESDEETEEGESDPDGTEERDEPNESDGADNSGIDDEDEPAGEPTDEGDGSDTVPGFTTGAGIAGGALALEWLRRRASVDETEN from the coding sequence ATGTGGCAAAGACGGTCTTTTATTGCGAGTGGTGCAGCACTCGCAGCTGGAGGAGTATTCGCCTCTATTGGAGCGGGGGAAGAAACAACCGACAAGAACCGAGAGCCAGTAGACGAGCCGCGGGGATGGTCGTCGCACCGAGGGAACGCAGCGAACTCGGGGTCCGTCGCGACGGACAACGCTCCAGAACCCGATGAGCTCGTTTGGGAGTACGAGGCAACCGGTGAGTTCGCCGCGGTCGACGGAACGGTCTACTTGCGGACTGACGGTGGCGAGATCCACGCGATCGACGCACAAGACGGCAGCCTCGAGTGGAAACACGAGGATCCAACTGCACAGGGGACGCCCGCAGTCGCTGACGGGATGGTCTACGTCGCCGGGGAACAACTCACTGCATTCGACGGCGGAGACGGTGAGATACTCTGGGAGGTAGACCTCGACAGCGGCGAGGCGGTGGCGAGTCCAACAGTCGTGTCTGAAACGGTCTACGTCATCGCAGACGGGACTCTCTATGCAATTGCCGTAGCTGATGGGTCGATCACGTGGAAGCGCGACTCTCTCACCGTCGACGTCCACCGACGTGGACCAGATGGTGGCCAGACTCTCACCGAAGAACGACCGTTTCATCCGACGCCAGTGGCTGTCGCAAACGAGACCGTATACGCCCGGACTGTAGCATATTCGAACGAAGAGTATGAAGACGACGACTGGGAATTCGTGGGAATCGGCGCTGTCGATGCCACGACAGGCGACGAATTCTGGACAACCAATCTTTCGCGAGAGCTGAATGGATCTCTAAAGGAGACCTATCCCGTAGTGTCTGGCGAGCAGGTCTATTTCGCCTCAGGCGGTGGGTATCCGTCTTATGATGGGTCCGCAGATGGGTTTGATCTGGAATCCGGAGACAGACTCGAAGGCGAGTCGCCCGCAATACCAGTCACAAGTGGTAACGAGTTCGGAGTTACCGGTTCCCTCCACGGAATAGCGGTATTTGATCTCCAACGAGAGGAACCAATTTGGATTCGACGCAATCCGGCGCGTATAGAGAGGCCACCCTTCCTGAAACCGGTGCTCGTCGGAGATACGCTCGTTGTCTATAACAACGACTGGGCGCAGGAAGAGTACTCCGGGAAGACGCTTCTCGGCTTTGGTCTCGAAGACGGGGACGTGAAGTGGTCGCTCTCGATAGATGGGCTTGACACACATTCGGCAATCTGTGCTGATGAGAATACCATCTACATCAACACCAGTGAGGGCCTGCTCGCCTACCGCTCCTCGCCAGAGGACAATGACGGCGATGACGAGAGCACGGAAGGCGAAGAGACCGATGAGGAAGAGGACTCTGAGGAAGACGACGAAGAAACCGATGAAGACGAACCGAGTGAGGAAGAGAGAGAAGGCAGTAGTGAGGACGACGAAGAGACCACAGAGGGAGAGGAGGAAAGCGACGAAGAGACCGAAGAGGGAGAGAGTGATCCTGACGGCACGGAGGAACGAGACGAACCGAACGAGTCAGACGGAGCTGATAACTCCGGAATCGATGACGAGGACGAACCTGCAGGCGAACCCACCGACGAGGGGGACGGATCTGACACCGTTCCCGGCTTCACCACCGGCGCTGGCATAGCCGGTGGCGCACTCGCTCTCGAATGGCTTCGCCGTCGCGCTTCAGTGGATGAGACAGAAAATTAA
- the fabG gene encoding 3-oxoacyl-ACP reductase FabG, producing the protein MTTELAQRPTDLERPSHQPLAGRTCLVTGGSRGIGRGIARELGRHGATVIVNYRSSEDAAHEVADVITEADTEGTAHPIQADVTDRTEIETMRDAVRDAFGPIDVLVNNAGITCDRTFQKMTAEDWHRVIDVSLHGTFNCTQAFYDDVKVADHGRVINISSVIGKQGNVGQANYAAAKSGLFGFTRSLALELADSGATANCIAPGFTHTEMVEAIPDEIQDDLRAEIPLERFASVSEVAGLVRYLASKQSGYMTGEVIDVNGGIDL; encoded by the coding sequence ATGACGACGGAACTCGCTCAGCGGCCGACCGATCTGGAACGGCCGTCCCACCAGCCGCTTGCCGGTCGGACGTGTCTGGTCACCGGCGGCTCGCGGGGAATCGGGCGTGGCATTGCCCGCGAACTGGGTCGCCACGGTGCAACCGTCATTGTCAACTACCGTTCCTCTGAGGACGCTGCTCACGAGGTTGCCGATGTAATTACCGAAGCAGATACTGAGGGGACTGCTCACCCGATCCAGGCTGACGTCACCGATCGCACAGAGATTGAAACGATGCGCGATGCGGTCCGTGACGCATTCGGCCCGATCGATGTCCTCGTCAACAACGCTGGAATCACCTGCGATCGGACGTTCCAGAAGATGACAGCGGAGGACTGGCACCGCGTGATCGACGTCTCGCTACATGGGACGTTCAACTGTACCCAGGCGTTTTACGACGACGTCAAAGTTGCCGATCACGGGCGTGTAATCAACATCTCGAGCGTGATCGGCAAGCAGGGCAACGTCGGCCAGGCGAACTACGCGGCGGCGAAAAGCGGCCTGTTCGGCTTCACTCGCTCGCTCGCACTCGAGTTGGCGGACTCAGGTGCAACGGCCAACTGTATTGCACCTGGCTTCACTCATACTGAGATGGTCGAAGCGATCCCCGACGAGATTCAGGATGACCTGCGCGCGGAGATTCCACTCGAGCGCTTCGCCAGCGTAAGCGAGGTCGCCGGGCTTGTACGCTACCTCGCCAGCAAGCAGTCGGGCTACATGACCGGCGAAGTGATCGACGTCAACGGCGGGATTGACCTGTGA
- a CDS encoding HTH domain-containing protein, which translates to MSANKSADTKAQGVGTDLQGDLRVNCYVRSTMPSPLVETVNTVTERLQRLHDQGSITECRISHWPPEHSAVTDAADTEEPTRDELVAEFEQWADQHGYTLEPSFRRQEIPSSPFGLGTDDTRDRIRVPFIALALYEDDTWTDPDTEALRGVVPYTECLHTGVERTYTVDEWLSTVEATGCEGPMSAVQHEQADLREVDQ; encoded by the coding sequence ATGTCAGCCAATAAGTCTGCGGACACCAAGGCTCAGGGTGTTGGTACTGATCTCCAGGGCGATCTCCGAGTTAACTGCTATGTGCGATCAACTATGCCTAGTCCTCTCGTTGAAACGGTCAACACCGTCACTGAGCGCTTACAGCGCCTTCACGACCAGGGATCTATCACTGAGTGTCGGATTTCCCATTGGCCACCAGAACACTCTGCGGTCACTGACGCAGCCGACACAGAAGAGCCCACACGAGACGAGCTTGTGGCCGAGTTTGAACAGTGGGCCGACCAGCACGGCTACACACTCGAGCCATCGTTCCGTCGGCAGGAGATACCGTCGTCACCCTTCGGACTGGGAACCGACGATACACGCGACCGGATTCGGGTCCCGTTCATAGCACTGGCACTCTATGAGGACGATACGTGGACAGATCCGGATACAGAGGCACTCCGCGGGGTCGTTCCGTATACAGAGTGTTTGCACACTGGTGTAGAGCGGACATACACCGTGGATGAGTGGCTCTCCACAGTCGAAGCAACCGGATGTGAGGGTCCCATGTCCGCCGTCCAGCACGAACAGGCAGATCTTCGCGAGGTGGACCAATGA
- a CDS encoding helix-turn-helix domain-containing protein — MMSTSEQKTALPDDLGSPQTKLVYLTLLVTEETTVTELQRLLGLPKLTLLPILTSLVVKGLVQRTEEGYVSQ, encoded by the coding sequence ATGATGTCCACGAGTGAACAGAAGACTGCATTACCGGACGATCTTGGATCACCACAGACCAAACTGGTCTATTTGACGCTCCTCGTGACAGAGGAGACAACAGTGACCGAGCTCCAGCGGCTACTGGGCCTGCCCAAACTGACCCTCTTACCAATACTCACGTCACTCGTCGTGAAAGGTCTCGTCCAGCGCACGGAGGAAGGATATGTCAGCCAATAA
- a CDS encoding DUF7503 family protein produces MSKANPFVDYLASNPRLMGVLFTVCLLLSQAGTAAAGNGGTIS; encoded by the coding sequence ATGTCCAAAGCAAACCCGTTCGTCGACTACTTGGCCAGTAATCCCCGATTGATGGGCGTCCTATTCACCGTGTGCCTGCTTCTCTCACAGGCCGGTACCGCAGCAGCCGGTAACGGCGGGACGATCTCGTAA